The following nucleotide sequence is from Harmonia axyridis chromosome 5, icHarAxyr1.1, whole genome shotgun sequence.
ttaatacACGAGTAGGTAATTGATGATAAAGttatgatttgatttgtttatcTTTAACTGTTAAGAagcgaatttttgttttttgccTATGTTCTTCGATCACAGCCTCACGAATTTGTGTTTTTATGATGCTTACTGTTTTGAGATTAGGTAAGACTTTATTGGCGTCCAGTAAATTTAGCTCCTTCAGAGGGTTGTCACTCAAATCAATACTCTCTAATTTCGTgcattgttttatttcatttgtagtGAATTTGGATAGTTTGTTTTCGGCCAAATTCAATCTCTTCAAACTTTTGAGTGGACTGAatgtttcatctgtcaattttgtgattgaatttttttggagatCCAAAACCTCAAGCTTATCCAGGTTATTAAAAGCACCTTCTTCTATGGTATCTATTTTACATTCGCTGCATTCGAAGTACTTCAGACGTTGAGTTTCACTTGCAAAATCTTTCGTTACTACCTTAACCTGAGGTTGAGCATGGAGTTCTATTTTTTCGAAGGTTGTATTGCGAAAATTGCGTAATGGATATTCATTGATGTCAACATTTGATATTAAGAGTCTTCGAAGTTTACGGCCACCTgaaattcataattcatttGCTTTTATATGTCAATAAAGACCGGAGCAAGAATGGCCAATAATATTTCCTTTCTAAAATTAATACTTATTTTAATTTAGTTAATATAGTTATAATTTTTATCGTTAAAGAAAAACCTTCAGCGGTAATCATATTAACTATAAATAGGACTCGGGCCTGGGGTACAGACAGATAGCCCTACCAgtgtaaaaaaaatgttctcatTATCTTCAGAAGATGTGTGTCAAAATTTCTGAATATAATGTTCAGCCTGGATTGAGATATTAAAGTTGaagtgacgctacatttgttgtatCTTGAAACCTATACATAATAGAATGGTTTTCATCAATGTTATTCTTCAAAGTGAAAAAGATTCAAGTTCAAATTCGAAAACTGCCAATTATCTTCAAAACTAGTACAGTTCAGTTTGAATTTCAGGTTTGACATGATTGTCGACTTTTGTTTGATGACCTTCATTCGCATTCACTTACTTGGATATAAGTTAGGATCCATAGGTTGcaatatttttgaatctttAACTGTCAGTTCCTGTACATTAACCATGATTGAGAATAAAGATAGTGGATAAGATGTGATGGTACAATTATCCATATAAAGAGTTTCAGCATCAGTATTGGCTTTTGCAGCTGCTAAGGTCATTGCtccattaaaattaatgaaattaacaTTTTTCTCTGCaaatgtttcagaaaaaaatgcaGATAATATTAAAAGTGTACTAAATAACCCCGTTTTGATATTCCTGGAAGAAAGAATTGTTTATCGAATGCAAGTGTTCTTTAGACATTTCTATGTCAATAAGAATTGATTATATTATATCATAATTTCCCATATCAAAGAAATGAAGATACATATCTTGATTATGGAAATTATAATAAGAGatcaaaatttttatgttactcACATATTGCAAGGTAGAAGAAACTATCTTCCAACACTATTGGAATAAGAATGCCAATTTTCTGTAGTTAGTCCAATATTTTATAATAGATTAATTGATAAATCTTTTGGGATAAAACATTTGTGACCCGAtaacagggccggcgttaggggtgaaacagtgcaGCAACtatttcaggcgcctctattcgaGGGCGGCAaattagcccagtttgtggtcgcctttttatatttctaaaaaaaatatacctagtcttgattcttaaaaatatCATGAGGTTGATCCGCTCCACTGCGTTTATCAATATTCCctacaataaaaatctccaaaccgtctttaacTAACatatggcaacccaaccaatataaacaccATTGCCTATTACCTTAATTGAACTAGGGAAGAAATGTATATCACagagacgaaaaacaacacaactttcgctttcgaattatgtggaagttgtttacacattcaacatatgaaaaattcctacgattttgcattcagaACTAGTTTCTTTAAAATGCCAACTGTCTTCAGCGGAATACTTGTTTTTAATCCCCATTAGTTTTCGGagctttgcatgccctaccgccctttgtatcttgtggtgtgatggGTAATCactaatctttcatcgatcgtacgcagtATCTTTTGAATGTGATAATCAGATTCATTAAGCATTGTTCATCggtgtcgaagaaatccaggaataaatAGGAATACCTACAGCGTAAATAACATAAGGTGAATAGACTCATAGATatacattttgttttattcgatTTGACTTTTCTGCAAAAGCAGGAACGTGCTGATAATACTTCTATTATTCTTAATGAAAACTTCCGGGTTTTCTGCGTTCCTTATACTTATCATTCGCTGAATTTAGTATTTGACGATGCAGCTTGTAAATCTGGTGaagtttcgaaatttttttttattgttcaagATCTTTTCGTATTTTTTTAAGTTCAACTAAACGGTAggggttttgaaaaaaaaaacaattttccactAACTGTTGAAGGTCTTAGTACCACTAGATGGGAAAGTAGAATTAACGTTATAACGCCGCTAAGGTATCAATTGAGAGAAATATATGATGCTCTTTGTGAAATCGCAGCGAATGGTGAGAACGAAGGCGACACTAGAAGTAAGAGCAAAAATTcagctttgaaaatttcatgcttCAAATTCATTTGTTCTATAGTAACTGGGTATGAGATTTTAGTTCACATCAATAACGTTTCTAAGCAGTTTCAGTATGATAATTGATGTGTGTGTTAGCGAGCTGAGATATGTGACAGAATATTTGCCACATTTGAGAACTAATGGTTTCCAGCAAATGCTTTGCTTTGCTGAAGAAGTGgcagaaaatatggaaataaatccTCAATTCCAATCTTAGCGAGAAGTACGCATTCGTAAAAAACAAAGCTTCTTCAATATGAAGGAATTGATACACCGATAACTCATCCTCAAAAAAAATCaggttgaatttttcaattatttattggaaatttgCGTTAATTCTTTGAATGAACGCTTCCTTCAATTGAAAGAACATAGCTGATTATTTTAATGCATATACGACGTGAATAATTTATACAAAATCTTCAGATTTTATAATGCAAAATTGCAATGGACTCTTAGAGCGATTAGGAAATGATATTGATCCCATGAATCTCAACACGGAATTGCTTTTTTTGAGCCGCACGCTGGAATCCAAAATGTCAATTATCCAGTTGCTGAATTATTTGGGGGCGGGTATAATTCATCTGAACATTATCCTAACATATTTATTGTTCTTCGGATACTAATTACAATCTCAGTAACTGTAGCTAGCGGCGGAGAACTttctttttcgaaattaaaaattataaaaaattatttctctgtGATGCACCAGGGGATACAGGGCTGGCAATAATCTCTATTGAACACGTAATTAGAAGCAACATTGATTTCAAACATATTATAGATGATTTCGTTAGAATTGAATCCAGAAAGGTGAAATTATtgtgatttcaaagaaattcaaaaataaaattactgaaataaaGTAGGTCATGCTATTGATACCTTTTCAGCAGGGGCCAAAATTGCTCGAGCCGGCCCTGCCGGATAATAAGGTCATGATATGTTTATCTATACTAAAAACACTAATtgagttatttattatttgtgaAGGTTGAATAGAAAGCAAAAGTGGTGTAGACTATGTTGTCAATTGAAAGTAAAATGAGAATAACGAATAATATCCATAATACCTACTCGAGATTGAAATAGATCAATCATTTTCTAGAAAGTGAAAGTTTTTGAATAATCGTAACTATTTGGAATACCTGAATTGGAGGTTCAAATGAAAATGGGAGATTCtgtgaataattttaaggaaaaatgcCCCATAACCATGGGTTCACAAATGCTTTGTCGAGATTGAGGGTGCTTCTTGTAGTCCTTCTTTTTACACGATTATATCAATCAATTATACAGGTTGAGTCGGGAGGAACGGGCCAAACTCCAGTAGCGTTTTGTAcacatgaaaataattcaaaaatctcATATGTTTttatacgattctcatttgtttcgcaagggcgtagaaatgggtaGGGGGTTATTActccccccaagatttccaaatcaCCAAATCGCGAATTCttgcaaagacgaagaacgaaaatttttccataaaataaaccAATACTCATTttactttttttcgaaatccaCACGACAgtaaaaatcggacccttttgaGGTTTATGAGTCAGGTTTTAGGAGTGGTTTTAGTACTACAACTCTTCTGCTGAATATAACTGACGACATTTTACGATCTTTAGATGCCACCATTCTTGTTCGATACTTTGGACCACAATCTACTTTGTGCTAAGTTAAGTTTTTTCGGTTTTGACAGAAAAGCCCTGAGGTTTTTTGAATCCTACCTTTTTGAAAGATATCAGTGTGTGAGATTGCGTAACagtttttcagatttttgcccgATAACCTCAGGAGTTCCGCAGGGCTCAATTCTCGGTCCATTACtatttttgatatatatttCGGATATGTATAAAGTAGTCAAATCCGTTTCCACCTATTTTTATTGTGATGACACCCAGGTTCGTTTATCGTTTCATCCCTCTCTAGTTTCTCGGGCTGTTGATCAGTTAAACGAAGATTTGTCAGCAATAATGTTATATTGTCagtcaaataatttgaaaataaatgttaaTAAATGTTTCCACATACCTTCCTTCCCCAGAACGCTTTCTGTTGCGGTTGAGGTGATTATGGGTGGTGAGCGGGTTCCTTATTCTACTTGTTGCAGGAACCTTGGCTCATATATGATTGTCAGCTAATATTAAGGGAACATGTCACATTGCtgttgaaaaaattctttcttGCACTGCGTCATTTGTATCGGCAAAAAGATTTTTTGGACTTTTCCTCGAGAAAGTATCTTTGCGAATCACTAGTGTTGTCCAAATTGAACTACGGATTGACAATTTTTTATCCTTGTCTTGATTATGTTGCAAGGTATAGATTACAGAAGGTACATAACTCGTGTTGCCGTTTCATCTTTGGCTTGAGAAAATATGAAAGGGGAATAAGTGCTGGATTAAATAAACTCGCGTGGCTCAagctcgaaaatattttttggctTCACATGACAATAACGGTACACAGAATTTAGAGTTCCTCTATTCCTCCCTATTTGAGGGAAGAGTTGATTTTCAGGCGCGATGTTCATGAAGTTGCCATTAGGCATGGACAAAGGCTTATGTTGCCTAGATTCggttcagccatgtttcagcACTCCTTCACTTATAATTCAGTGAAGATACATAATGTTTCCTTAATTTCATGTGGCGTAGTCTCTGTGAGATCATTGAGAAATATTTTGAGGGAGAGGTTGTTGAGGGAACAGATGATTTGTTGATCTGAGTTCACTGTTGCTATTTCAGggttattatttcttgtttgaatatataattttttattgttagtattttccaggatatttgtattttatttaattttttatatttttttattttgggttGAGTAGAGTAGCTCAACctagacttcgcccctatatcatatatcattatttttttcaataaagccactattattattattatcgctttcaagatgagtacttttattgcactacgaactcatctttgtccgaggttattatgttcctttatctatccgctttctcggcatcttatttgccatctgtgattttttcattcgtcatcggtatacacttacccgttgttttccttttttcgtgttctcgtcacaaaatttcaatagtgtAGTTATCGAAGAACTGAATTGTGTAATTCACATAGAAAAATTGTATGGAATATGTTGtaatattttgagtttaattcaaattgcaattcacTTTTGGTGACATCCGTTTTAAATTGACTTTGTCTACacgatgttcctaaattggaggtacaaatgaaaatgatagatttctcggatcatttcaagaaaaaaagtcctacaaCATGATtccccaaacactttgtttttgagatacaggtgtttaagtttaagttttttctcatagaaccttcccttcacaagataattaatttgaattgaccatagatattccaatttaaagttttcatcatattatatgctaattttgaatgcaaatccacaggggatattttttctggaagcgTGCCTGATTCTTTCCTTCTCCTAATTAGATTACTTTGACTTGATGTATTCTTTGAGTACATCTAGAGCAGGTGTTTCTTCTCCCCATTCACTGATGACGACACAAGAACATCCAACAATTTTTCTTGCTTTACTAGTGAAGTCTATTTTACAGAGACCACTCCATTCGCCTAGCTTTTTGTTGTTATCTACCTTTATTAAAGGTAcgccagaactattttttggtgaaccgctggtagtttgaaaaatgtaaaaagaaattctggtccaatactacactttttagttttttatagttttatcgtatctgctagcgatttcgagaaaaatatctCGAACAACTCTCTAGTAAtctaggaaaatccaaattattatgaaaatccagctagtaagctgtgatgaatcaattcattataagttttggtacttatttatccACTCTGTAGCTTacattaataaagatttgataaattgATATAAGCGTCGCTgaaaagtacgacacactaggaataccctgcatctcgaaaacaaggCGTTTGAGGGCTTATATTCATGagactttttattcttaaaattatccaaggaatctctcattttcctccgtaactctaatttacgaacatccagtataaggtCATTTCTTTAAACTACCCGtgctccaccaaaaaaaaattatataaacacTGATAAAAGATTTTTCTGTAAATCAAATATCTCCAAAAACTGGATATAAAACAAAACTTTTTagtgaaggattgaaaaatttatattggaatataattattatatgtaAGTCTTGGATAAGATACGTATTTTATTTCCattcttatttccttctgttGAAGTTTGAACTTGAAGGAAATATCTTAGGAAAAACACGTTTATCAAAACGTAACTTTTTAATTAACTAACTGTCAATCTGACATTCATACACCTACTTAGtatatttaatatatcaaaCAAATTAAGGAAAATGTAAACGTGAATCATTGATTTCAACACCTTCCCTCATTGACTGATTTGTTGGATTTTCTGGTCTACACCCATGCTTTTGCGAAGAGTTTGAAGTCTTGGCTTGAATAACGGCTTTGTCATGATATCCGCTATCTGAAATTCGGATGCAACCTTCTTGATTTCGACAGAACCATCTGTGACAAGTtctctaacaaaaaaatgtctTATTTTAATGTGCTTCGTGCGACGGTGGTATTCAGGATTCTGTGCCAACCTGATTGCAGCCTCGTTATCAACCATTAATTGAGGAACGCTTTTCACCTCAATAATATCAGAGTAGAGACGGTTTAACCACACTAATTCTCTAGCTGCTTCGCTTGCAGCAACAACTTCGGCTTCAGTTGTCGATATGGCAACTGATGACTGTCTCTGACTTAGCCACGACACCGCTCCACCAGCATACAAACATACTACACCTGTAGTAGAACGCCCTGTAGTCTCATCACCACCATGGTCTGCATCGCTAAAACTTTCTATACCATAATGCTTATGATGAGGTTTATAGGTGATTCCATAGTTGATGGTGCCTTGAAGGTAACGGAAAATTCGTTTGACTCGGATCCAATCAgcaaaatttggattttcgagAGTTCTCGATACAAAACCAACTGCATAAGCGATATCGGGTCTAGTACCAGTCATGAGATACATCAACGCCCCTACCGCTTGCCTATATGGGAAATCCACTTCTGAATTAGTTTCCTCTTCCTTCCCTTGTTGACTACGTTCATTTATTATAGGAGTAGAAACTGGCCTACAGTCTCCCATTCCAAAACGTTCTAACACTTTTCTTGTATAGTTTGCTTGGCTCACTCGAATTGATCCATCTTCTTGTTTCTCTATTTCCAACCCAAGGAAATATGAAGCTGGTTTCATTGTGATTTTGAATTCACTTTTCAGATTTCTCAGGAAATCTTCTTTCAGTGATTCATTATTTGAAGCCAAGAGACCATCATCTACGTAAAGTGCTAGGATCATTATATCTTTTCCTTGTCTCTTTACGAAAAGACAGGGGTCAGCATCACTCGTATGGAAATTTAGTTTGGTCAAAAATTCTCCGAATCTCTTGTTCCAG
It contains:
- the LOC123681169 gene encoding toll-like receptor 13, coding for MNIKTGLFSTLLILSAFFSETFAEKNVNFINFNGAMTLAAAKANTDAETLYMDNCTITSYPLSLFSIMVNVQELTVKDSKILQPMDPNLYPSGRKLRRLLISNVDINEYPLRNFRNTTFEKIELHAQPQVKVVTKDFASETQRLKYFECSECKIDTIEEGAFNNLDKLEVLDLQKNSITKLTDETFSPLKSLKRLNLAENKLSKFTTNEIKQCTKLESIDLSDNPLKELNLLDANKVLPNLKTVSIIKTQIREAVIEEHRQKTKIRFLTVKDKQIKS